The following coding sequences lie in one Oncorhynchus nerka isolate Pitt River linkage group LG14, Oner_Uvic_2.0, whole genome shotgun sequence genomic window:
- the LOC115141306 gene encoding class A basic helix-loop-helix protein 9-like: MSLSSQSTVPRRSVGTRPAMSSHAILTKSEFSEEEQEGILLGLDEEEKNSGSEDSEAGSKKSLESKGGTAGSCPDVKRRSRPVRSKSRRVAANVRERKRILDYNQSFNALRMVLKHDLKGKRLSKIATLRRAINHISSLTVFLRSHPCPSALPGGHPPCTHAECLREQPSAGIEEAMLVLGKDRERERGFQTPVETYCLQHKPLHWSQHHQQSLQDPGAHKAPIILPPELQLYTDTPVGRHPSPSCLPSPSYAHFSPTETQFYTPSHPHEELSSPPYYISSEWSGGSGYPFGVRANCRPNHTDSFSDSSPAVSFTWQLGYLQGSAGYQQFLTMY, encoded by the coding sequence ATGAGCCTGTCTTCTCAGAGTACAGTACCGAGGAGGAGTGTGGGCACCAGGCCAGCCATGAGCAGCCACGCTATTCTCACCAAGTCAGAGTTCTCTGAGGAGGAGCAAGAGGGGATTCTGCTGGGTTTGGATGAGGAGGAGAAGAACAGTGGCAGTGAGGACAGCGAGGCTGGCTCAAAGAAGTCTTTAGAGAGCAAGGGCGGCACAGCCGGCAGCTGCCCTGATGTGAAGAGACGCAGTCGTCCTGTCCGCTCCAAATCCCGCCGTGTGGCCGCCAACGTTCGCGAGCGAAAGCGTATTCTGGACTACAACCAGTCTTTCAATGCACTGCGCATGGTGCTCAAACATGACCTCAAAGGCAAGCGACTGTCCAAGATCGCCACTCTGAGACGTGCCATCAACCACATCTCTTCGCTGACCGTCTTCCTGCGCTCCCACCCCTGCCCCAGTGCCCTGCCAGGAGGACATCCACCCTGCACCCACGCAGAGTGCCTCAGAGAGCAGCCCTCGGCTGGAATTGAGGAGGCCATGCTGGTCCTGGggaaggacagggagagagagaggggcttccAGACCCCGGTGGAGACCTACTGTCTGCAGCATAAGCCGTTGCATTGGAGTCAACACCACCAGCAGTCCCTGCAGGATCCCGGTGCTCACAAGGCTCCCATCATTCTGCCTCCAGAGCTCCAGCTCTACACAGACACCCCTGTAGGACGACACCCCAGCCCTTCGTGCCTGCCATCCCCATCCTATGCTCACTTCTCCCCCACTGAGACCCAGTTCTATACGCCCTCGCACCCTCACGAGGAGTTGAGCAGCCCCCCGTACTACATCAGCAGCGAGTGGAGTGGGGGGTCAGGGTACCCGTTTGGAGTGAGGGCCAACTGTCGCCCGAACCACACTGACAGCTTCTCAGACTCCTCTCCTGCTGTGTCCTTCACGTGGCAGCTGGGTTACCTGCAAGGCTCAGCTGGCTACCAACAGTTCCTGACCATGT